CATTTCATGAATTCGGCACCAAGCAAAAATAGTCCACCGAAAGCACCGCGGGGCCGCAAGCCGAAGgtggataaaaatgctgatCCAGGTGACCATCGGCATCGCAAGACGGAGCAGGAAGAAGACGAAGAATTACTGGCGGAAACAGcgcaaaaaacgaaaacactgTTCCGCTTCGAGGCGTCTCCACCCTACATCAAAGCCGGTGAGATGCGTGATTATCAGATTCGTGGCCTGAACTGGATGATATCGCTGTACGAAAACGGTATCAATGGTATCCTAGCGGATGAGATGGGACTGGGTAAAACGTTGCAGACAATTTCGTTGCTAGGCTACCTGAAGAACATTCGTAATAATCCTGGACCGCATATAGTGATCGTGCCGAAATCGACGCTTCAGAATTGGGTGAATGAGTTCGAACGCTGGTGTCCTTCGATTCGGGCAGTGTGTCTGATCGGTGACCAGGAGACCCGTAATGCCTTCATTCGCGACGTGTTGATGCCTGGTGAATGGGATGTTTGCATCACCTCGTACGAGATGTGCATTCGTGAGAAGTCCGTGTTCAAGAAGTTCAATTGGCGTTACATGGTGATCGACGAGGCGCATCGCATCAAGAATGAAAAGTCGAAGCTGTCGGAGATTTTGCGTGAATTTAAAACGGCAAATCGATTGTTACTGACCGGAACGCCGTTGCAGAACAATCTTCATGAGCTGTGGGCATTGTTGAACTTCTTGCTGCCGGATATTTTCAACAACGCGGAAGATTTTGACAGCTGGTTCGATGCGAACCAGTGCTTGGGTGATAATTCGTTGATCGAGCGGTTGCATGCCGTGCTGAAACCGTTCTTACTGCGTCGTCTGAAGTCTGAGGTCGAGAAGCGGCTGCTACCGAAGAAGGAGGTGAAGATCTTTGTAGGATTGTCGAAAATGCAACGCGAGTGGTACACAAAGATCCTGATGAAGGACATTGATGTGGTGAATGGGGCTGGAAAAGTAGAGAAGATGCGCCTGCAAAATATTCTGATGCAGCTGCGAAAGTGTACCAACCATCCGTATCTGTTTGATGGAGCAGAACCTGGCCCACCATACACGACCGACTACCATCTGCTGGAGAACAGTGGCAAGATGGTGGTTCTTGACAAACTGCTAATGAAGCTACAAGTGCAAGGATCGCGAGTGCTGATCTTCAGTCAGATGACACGTATGTTGGATATTCTTGAAGATTTTTGTCACTGGAGAGGATACCAATATTGCCGACTCGATGGACAAACGCCGCACGAAGATCGTTCAAACATGATTGCCGATTACAACTCCGAAAACAGCACCAAGTTCATCTTCATGTTGTCGACCCGTGCCGGTGGTCTGGGCATCAACTTGGCTACCGCCGATGTGGTCATCATCTACGACTCCGATTGGAATCCACAGATGGATTTGCAAGCGATGGACCGAGCACATCGTATTGGGCAGAAGAAGCAGGTGCGAGTATTCCGACTCATCACGGAGAACACCGTAGAAGAAAAGATTGTCGAACGAGCGGAGGTGAAGCTGAAACTCGACAAGCTCGTAATTCAACAGGGTCGATTGGTGGACAACAAGACCAACCAATTGAATAAGGATGAGATGTTGAATATCATCCGTTTCGGCGCTAATCATGTGTTCCAGTCCCGCGATTCTGAAATCACCGACGAAGACATTGACGCGATTTTACAGAAAGGCGAAGAGAAGACGCAAGAACAGATGGCAAAGCTGGACAAGCTGGGCGAGAGTTCGCTGCGGAGTTTCACTCTTGATGCAGACAATCTCGAAAATCGATCGGTGTATCAGTTCGAGGGTGAAGATTATCGTGAGAAGCAAAAGCTGCAAACTCTTGGTTCTTGGATCGAACCGCCAAAACGTGAGCGGAAGGCAAATTATGCGGTCGATGCGTACTTCAAGGAAGCATTGCGTGTGGCCGAACCGAAAGCACCGAAAGCGCCACGACCACCGAAACAACCGATCGTGCAGGACTTTCAGTTTTTCCCGCCAAGATTGTTCGAGTTGCTCGATCAGGAGATCTATCATTATCGCAAGACGGTCAACTACAAGGTACCGAAGAACTCGGATCTTGGCTCAGAAGCTAACAAGGTGCAACGTGAAGAGCAGCGCAAAATCGATGAAGCAGATCCGCTGACGGAAGAGGAACTGGTCGAGAAGGAATCGCTGCTAACCCAAGGTTTCACCAACTGGACGAAGCGTGACTTCAATCAGTTTatcaaagcaaatgaaaagtaCGGGCGGGATGACATCGAGAATATTGCACGTGAGGTAGAGGGTAAGACACCGGATGAGGTGATGGAATACAGCACGGTATTTTGGGAACGCTGTCACGAACTGCAGGATATTGATCGTATCATGGGTCAGATTGAGCGTGGTGAGGCAAAGATTCAACGGCGAGCCTCTATCAAACGTGCGCTGGACAGTAAGGTACGATATTTTTGGTCAAACTGTAAGTTTGGTTAGGGTagagtaaattaattttcataattattttaGATGGCAAGATATCGAGCACCGTTTCATCAGCTGCGCATTGCATATGCAAACAATAAGGGTAAAAATTACACCGAGGAGGAAGATCGCTTCCTCGTGTGCATGCTGCACAAGCTTGGATTCGACAAGGAGAACGTGTACGAAGAATTGAGAGCAGCAGTCCGGTGTGCTCCTCAGTTCCGGTTCGATTGGTTCCTGAAATCTCGTACTGCGCTGGAACTGCAACGTCGCTGTAATACACTCATTACACTGATTGAGCGCGAAAATCAGGAACTCGAAGAAAAGGAACGAttggagaaaaagaagaaaacaggtGGTGGCAATGTGGCGGGTGGAGG
This region of Anopheles marshallii chromosome 2, idAnoMarsDA_429_01, whole genome shotgun sequence genomic DNA includes:
- the LOC128707750 gene encoding chromatin-remodeling complex ATPase chain Iswi-like, with the translated sequence MSKEGENAVEATDTNENSNESNSDTTSSNTKEPDYDATLETDRGKRFEFLLKQTEIFAHFMNSAPSKNSPPKAPRGRKPKVDKNADPGDHRHRKTEQEEDEELLAETAQKTKTLFRFEASPPYIKAGEMRDYQIRGLNWMISLYENGINGILADEMGLGKTLQTISLLGYLKNIRNNPGPHIVIVPKSTLQNWVNEFERWCPSIRAVCLIGDQETRNAFIRDVLMPGEWDVCITSYEMCIREKSVFKKFNWRYMVIDEAHRIKNEKSKLSEILREFKTANRLLLTGTPLQNNLHELWALLNFLLPDIFNNAEDFDSWFDANQCLGDNSLIERLHAVLKPFLLRRLKSEVEKRLLPKKEVKIFVGLSKMQREWYTKILMKDIDVVNGAGKVEKMRLQNILMQLRKCTNHPYLFDGAEPGPPYTTDYHLLENSGKMVVLDKLLMKLQVQGSRVLIFSQMTRMLDILEDFCHWRGYQYCRLDGQTPHEDRSNMIADYNSENSTKFIFMLSTRAGGLGINLATADVVIIYDSDWNPQMDLQAMDRAHRIGQKKQVRVFRLITENTVEEKIVERAEVKLKLDKLVIQQGRLVDNKTNQLNKDEMLNIIRFGANHVFQSRDSEITDEDIDAILQKGEEKTQEQMAKLDKLGESSLRSFTLDADNLENRSVYQFEGEDYREKQKLQTLGSWIEPPKRERKANYAVDAYFKEALRVAEPKAPKAPRPPKQPIVQDFQFFPPRLFELLDQEIYHYRKTVNYKVPKNSDLGSEANKVQREEQRKIDEADPLTEEELVEKESLLTQGFTNWTKRDFNQFIKANEKYGRDDIENIAREVEGKTPDEVMEYSTVFWERCHELQDIDRIMGQIERGEAKIQRRASIKRALDSKMARYRAPFHQLRIAYANNKGKNYTEEEDRFLVCMLHKLGFDKENVYEELRAAVRCAPQFRFDWFLKSRTALELQRRCNTLITLIERENQELEEKERLEKKKKTGGGNVAGGGGTVGGGGGGAPKSNQKRKADGTNASNDKNRKKKKS